Sequence from the Candidatus Paracaedibacteraceae bacterium genome:
TCTTCCATTCTTCTTTTGTTGAGTCATCTTCCATAAAAACATCAATTTGTGGAATCACGTTAAAGGCAATTGGCTTAGAAAAACAAGTCGGTGGCACAGACAAGCCTGTGAACAGTCCTTTTGTTTGTTGAGTTAACTCGTCCATTGCTTCTTGCCCCGCCCCGGAAACAGATTGGTACGTACTGACAACGACACGCTTAATCTTAGCTGCATCGTGCAATGGCTTTAATGCCATTAACATTTGGATCGTGGAACAGTTCGGATTAGCCACAATGTTACGATTCGCATAATCTTTTAAAGCACCGGAGTTTACTTCAGGGATGACCAAAGGGATATCTTTATCCATGCGGAAATGAGATGTATTATCAATCACAACACAGCCTTGTGCCGCGGCCTTTGGCGCATATTCCGCAGAAATAGCCCCTCCCGGAGAAAACAAAGCATAGTCATACCCTGTGAAATCAAACTTCTCCAAGGATTGCACGGTAATGATATCATTCTCGCCGTAAGATACCGGGCGATTTGCTGATCGATTGGATGCTACAGCAGTAATGTTCTCAGCAGGATATCCCTGCTCTGCCAGAATCTGCAGAAATGTCCGTCCCACATTACCGGTTGCGCCAACAACGGCTATTTTGATGTTTTTTTTGTTTTTCATTATTATATCTCTTAAACTTCGTACTCCTCACCTAGTCCTTGACCTATTTATAGCGCCGAAGCTTTACTTTAGTGGAGGGAGCCCCTCCCGCACGGGGAGAGATGGAAATAACCCTAAATCATTAGGCGGATTGGATCCTCGATAAACTCCTTGACTGCTTTCAGGAATTCTGCACCGATTGCCCCATCAACCACGCGATGGTCAGCTGATAACGTACATGTCATAACTGTTGCCACCTGCACTTGCCCATCCTTAACAATTGCCCGTTGTTCACCCGCACCAACCGCCATAATACAAGCTTGAGGCGGGTTGATAATCGCCGCAAATTGACTGATTCCATACATTCCAAGGTTTGAAATGGTAAAGGAACCCCCTTGATAATCCTCTGGCATCAACTTACCCGCACGGGCTCTTTCGGCTAAGGATTTTACTTCAGCAGAAATTTCCTTTAACGATTTTAAGTGAGCACTACGTACAACAGGTGTCACCAAACCACTTTCCAACGCCACAGCAACAGAAACATCGGCACCTTGGTACTGACGAATGTGGGTATCATGCCAAGACGCATTTGACGCCGGAACCTTCATCAAAGCAAGAGCTGTTGCACGGACGATAAAGTCGTTAACAGAAATTTTAGCATCCTCTAGGCGGGCATTGACATCAGAACGCAGCTTAAGCAACGCATCCAAGTTACAATCCACTGTCAGATAGAAATGCGGAACATTTTGTTTGGATTCCGTCAACCGTTTTGCAATCACTTTTCGCATATTATTCAAAGGCATTTCAACATAGTCTGCATCGCCATAAACAGCAGGCTGAGCCACAACCGAGCGAGCAGGTGCGCCACCGCCAACCAT
This genomic interval carries:
- a CDS encoding aspartate-semialdehyde dehydrogenase encodes the protein MKNKKNIKIAVVGATGNVGRTFLQILAEQGYPAENITAVASNRSANRPVSYGENDIITVQSLEKFDFTGYDYALFSPGGAISAEYAPKAAAQGCVVIDNTSHFRMDKDIPLVIPEVNSGALKDYANRNIVANPNCSTIQMLMALKPLHDAAKIKRVVVSTYQSVSGAGQEAMDELTQQTKGLFTGLSVPPTCFSKPIAFNVIPQIDVFMEDDSTKEEWKMVVETQKILDPSIQVTATCVRVPVYIGHSLSLNIEFEQELSADKARQLLRQFKGITVMDNPDDLSYATPLDGAGEDDVLISRIRKDPTVPHGLNMWVVADNVRKGAALNAIQIMEALTVIR
- a CDS encoding pyruvate dehydrogenase complex dihydrolipoamide acetyltransferase — translated: MPIKILMPALSPTMTEGNLVRWLKSEGDMVKPGQVIAEIETDKATMEVEAVDEGKLVKIYVAEGTEAVKVNTLIAAILEEDEDESALADLGDGAMSAAPVAAEPKAEVSSNVVDMPKSAPAQSGARVFASPLARRIADQNNVNIASVTGSGPHGRVIKTDVEAAMVGGGAPARSVVAQPAVYGDADYVEMPLNNMRKVIAKRLTESKQNVPHFYLTVDCNLDALLKLRSDVNARLEDAKISVNDFIVRATALALMKVPASNASWHDTHIRQYQGADVSVAVALESGLVTPVVRSAHLKSLKEISAEVKSLAERARAGKLMPEDYQGGSFTISNLGMYGISQFAAIINPPQACIMAVGAGEQRAIVKDGQVQVATVMTCTLSADHRVVDGAIGAEFLKAVKEFIEDPIRLMI